The Roseibium sp. Sym1 nucleotide sequence AACCACCACGCAGTCACGCTGCCCTTGGATCCCCAGAGCTTGGTCCAGTCCTCGACCTGATAGTCGGCGGCGGCCTTGGCAAGCTCCTCCGCGGTCGCATGATGGTTGTTGAACTGCTTGAGATAATGCGCGGGCGCGATGAAGGACGGCCGGTCAAGGCTCGGGCCACCGGTCGAATCCTGCGCCAGGATATTCAGGAAGTAGACGTAGGGCTGACCGAATTTCACCTTGAAGGTGCGTCCGTCGACGATCTCGATTTCCAGCGGCTCGCCGCCCGGCGCCAGATAGGTTTCGAAATTCGGGGTCAGCTCCTTGTTGAGGAAGATGTCGTTGTACCAGAAGGAGACGTCCTCCGTGGTCACCGGGTGGCCGTCCGACCACTTCAACCCTTCAAGCAGGGTGAAGGTGAACTCCGAACTGTCCTCATTGACCGAATAACTCTCGATATAGGCCGGTGTCAGGATGACATTGCCATCAGCGTCGGTAGCGTATTTGAGTACACGCTCTTCCATGAGCTTGGTCGGGCCCCAGCGGTCGCCCGGCCCCTTGAACGCGCGCTGCCACTTGCCGCCATACTGCCCAACCTCCATCGCGGTCACGACCGTGGGTTTCACAGGCAAGCGCTCTTCCACAGGCGGCAGGTCGCCGGCAGCGACCCGCTCGGCGAGTATCGGAGCCTCATTGAATGCCCAAGCTGCCGAGACCAGGCTCGAGCTTGCAAAAAGGGCTGCGATCGTCACGCGGCGTAGCGAGCGTGTGTACGAAAATTTTTTCATTCCCTTTCCTCCCGTCAGATCGACTTGTTTCTTGATGCAAAAATATTCATTTGCATAGCGTGGTTGCGTCGTCTTTATGCAAAGTACTATTGCGGGCTCATGAAAATCAAACTGAAAAAATTTTCATTAGACGGCATCGTTTTTCACAGCGTGCGCATCCCGGACACTGGCGCGCTCGATCACGTTGCAACCCAGCTCAACCCTGCGGGCGGCACGTTGTCCCCGCCCCGCCAGGATTCGCTGCTGCAGCAAAGAGAGGGCTTCCGCGGCAAACTGGTCCATCGGGACGGCAACCGTTGTGAGCGGCGGGTCGTGGAATTCGCCCAGGGCGACCCCATCGAACCCTATGACCGAGATGTCCTCGGGAACCCGATAGCCCGCCGCACGCAGCGCCCGGATCGCGCCGAAGGCAAGGTTGTCGGCAGCGCAAAAAAGCGCCGTTGCGGTGCCCGGACCATTCTCCTGCGAAAGCCACCTTGCGATCCGCTCCTCGCCGCAGGCGGGTTCAAAGCTGCGCGCGACGAGCACGCCGTCCGGCGCCGCCTCGATTCCCGCCTCCTCCAACGCATCAAGAAAACCGTCCTGCCGGCGCCGCATGGTCTTGCGCCCGGCGAAGGTCAGGTGACGGATGTCGCGGTGGCCGCGCGTGATGAGCCGGCGCGTCGCCTTCTGCGCGGCAAAGCGGTTGCCCGGCGTTACGCTGTCGATGAGCATGTTGGGGTCTTCGCCATTGATCAGCACCGCGGGCATGCCGCTCGAGGCCACGGCAGAAAGCAGTGCCTCGTCGTCATCGTTGAGCAGCACCAGCCCGTCAACGCCGGCTTCGCGCGCCGCGGCGACGAGGTCGGACGGACCGACCTTGCTGTGCAGTGCAAAGGGCGTGACGTGGATACCGCGCGCATCGCACTCACGTGAGAGACTCGAAAGAATGGTCCAGGAAACCAGGTTGAGATCATTGTGCGGCAACGCATCCTCTGGCGCCGCGAGCATCACCTTGGTAATCGTGGCGATCGCTCCCTTGGCCTGGCGGCGTGCCAGGTAGCCCAGGGACTTCGCCACCTCAAGCACCCGGTCGCGCACCTCGTCCGAGATCGACGCCGTGCCGTTGAGGACATGGGATACAGTGGACATCGCCACGCCGGCCGCTTCGGCAATTTCCCGGATGCCGACCTTCTTGCCTGTCATCTAGTTTTCTCCTGTGTCCTGTGCCCGGGTCCGCCGCCGTTCCAGGCGGAGCGTAACGATCTTGAACGGGGCAAATTCAATCTCCGTCTCGTTTTTGCCGTCGAGTGCGATTTCCGCTTGTGGCGTCTCCAGCAGATCGGCAAAGGAGACGGACGCGATGCAGGCATCGAAGCGGAGGCGCGCCCGTGTGTGTGCGCCGTGCCGCTCCCAGAGCCGCAGAACGATGGCATCGCCGTCTTCGGCGGGCTTGATTGCCTCGAGCGCCACCGCATCACCGTCAAGCGAGACGATCCCCTCCAGATCCGCCATCGCTCCTGCACCGCCCCGCAAGAGCCTCGGCGGGTGATTGAACGCCTCGGCGCGCGCGGGAAGCTCGGCAATGCCATGGTGCAAGGCAATGGCGTAGCGCAGGCGATGCACACCGATATCGGCACCGTCCCAAGGCCATGTCGGCGCCCGCAGCAGCGTCAGGCGCAAGGTCGCGTCTTCCGCGTCGTAGCCGTATTTGCAGTCGTTGAAGAGCGCCAGGCCGAAATCGCCGTCGGTCATCGCGACCCAGCGCAGCATGGGCAGTTCGAATTTCGCCTGGTCCCAGCTCGTGTTGCGGTGGCTGGCGCGGGTCACATGGCCGAACTGGGTCTCCGCAACGGAGGCATTTGTGCGCAGTGCCAGCGGGAAGGCCGCCTTGACGAGTGTGTGGGGCTCGGCCCAGTCGATATAACAATCGACCTCGAGTTCCCTCGCCTCGGCGCCGAGCGAAATCACCTGCACGATACGCGAGCGCTCATACGCCCATTCCAGCCGGAGCGCTGCCCGGTAAGGGCCGGTTTCGACGACTTCGCAGCGCTGCAGATCGTCGATTTCCCACATCTGGTCCAGATACGTCGGGTCGATGTCCCAGGCATCGAATTGTGCGGGACGGTCGCGAAAGGCCACAAGCCGATTGGCCGGTCCAGCCAGGATCTCGCGGCCCGCCCCCTTGTCGCTGAGTGACGTCAGACGGCCGGCGGTGTCGAACTCCGCCCGCAGATGGACATTTTCGAGATGGCCGGTGCCGACCGAAAGCCCACCCGTGCCGGTGGCGGCGGGAGCGGGCGTAAGCGTCACGCGGCGCGCACCCGCAACAGGCACCGGGGGCAGGGGCGCGATATGGGCGACGGTGCCGTCGGCGCGGTTGATG carries:
- a CDS encoding LacI family DNA-binding transcriptional regulator, which encodes MTGKKVGIREIAEAAGVAMSTVSHVLNGTASISDEVRDRVLEVAKSLGYLARRQAKGAIATITKVMLAAPEDALPHNDLNLVSWTILSSLSRECDARGIHVTPFALHSKVGPSDLVAAAREAGVDGLVLLNDDDEALLSAVASSGMPAVLINGEDPNMLIDSVTPGNRFAAQKATRRLITRGHRDIRHLTFAGRKTMRRRQDGFLDALEEAGIEAAPDGVLVARSFEPACGEERIARWLSQENGPGTATALFCAADNLAFGAIRALRAAGYRVPEDISVIGFDGVALGEFHDPPLTTVAVPMDQFAAEALSLLQQRILAGRGQRAARRVELGCNVIERASVRDAHAVKNDAV